In one Bradyrhizobium cosmicum genomic region, the following are encoded:
- a CDS encoding tetratricopeptide repeat protein yields MCGTRSSAPTSPFAKIPFRAVLLGAAISLVLVAPASAGVDCVMGSKAAPAELIPACGAIIDQASNPSSDRAAALLVRADANARTSGGLTQALRDIDRAIALDGRNAKAWRLRGDLLREAGGDLNRAAADLSKAIELDPQDAESYELRGVVYTNQRRLDRALADYDQAIKLKPDDAQAWSDRGVTYYLGGDNEKAVRDLSEALRLDPNRPRSYTNRGAAYKKLGQLDKAVADDGEAIRLDPKVPEYYDNRGLSLAAMGEYDKAIADYDQALRLAPRPNFFTNRGDSYHLKGELGAALNDYEAALKLDPNFAQTYNNRAVLYKKMGERRKALADYETALRLDPGNDNAANGRRAMIAEIAKFGTEPLRPLNAVSGSGPSFDCATARREVEKVICADPQLGVLDRQIAETYERVLKSAGKRSAGDLRKTQRDFLTTRNASFGRPGYDLRKVMQDRLQRLNALDG; encoded by the coding sequence ATGTGCGGTACGCGTTCTTCCGCGCCAACCTCCCCGTTTGCCAAAATCCCGTTTCGCGCCGTCCTGCTTGGCGCGGCGATCAGCCTCGTTCTTGTCGCCCCAGCCTCGGCCGGCGTCGATTGCGTGATGGGCAGCAAGGCTGCTCCCGCCGAACTGATCCCGGCATGCGGCGCCATCATCGATCAGGCGTCAAATCCGTCCTCCGATCGCGCCGCCGCGCTGCTGGTGCGCGCCGACGCCAATGCGCGAACCTCGGGCGGTCTGACGCAGGCGCTGCGGGACATCGACCGGGCCATCGCACTGGACGGCAGGAATGCAAAGGCCTGGCGGCTGCGCGGTGACCTGCTGCGCGAGGCCGGCGGCGATCTCAACCGCGCTGCGGCGGATCTCAGCAAGGCGATCGAGCTCGATCCGCAGGATGCCGAGTCCTACGAGCTGCGCGGGGTCGTCTACACCAATCAGCGCCGTCTCGACCGCGCACTCGCCGATTACGACCAGGCGATCAAGCTGAAGCCGGATGATGCGCAGGCCTGGTCCGACCGCGGCGTGACCTATTATCTCGGCGGCGACAACGAGAAGGCGGTCCGCGATCTCAGCGAGGCGCTTCGGCTCGATCCAAACCGGCCGCGCAGCTATACCAATCGCGGTGCCGCCTACAAGAAGCTCGGCCAGCTCGACAAGGCGGTCGCCGATGACGGCGAGGCGATCCGTCTCGATCCAAAGGTGCCCGAATATTACGACAATCGCGGCCTGTCGCTGGCCGCGATGGGCGAGTACGACAAGGCGATTGCCGATTACGATCAGGCCCTGCGGCTGGCGCCGCGGCCCAACTTCTTCACCAACCGTGGCGATTCCTACCATCTCAAGGGCGAACTCGGCGCGGCGCTCAACGACTACGAGGCTGCGCTGAAGCTCGATCCGAATTTCGCGCAGACCTACAACAACCGCGCCGTGCTCTACAAGAAGATGGGCGAGCGCAGGAAGGCGCTTGCCGATTACGAGACGGCGCTGCGGCTCGACCCCGGCAACGACAACGCGGCCAATGGCCGCCGCGCCATGATTGCGGAAATCGCTAAATTCGGCACTGAGCCACTGCGTCCGCTGAATGCGGTTTCCGGCAGCGGCCCGTCGTTCGATTGTGCCACAGCCAGGCGCGAGGTCGAGAAGGTGATTTGCGCCGATCCGCAACTCGGGGTGCTCGACCGCCAGATCGCCGAGACCTATGAGCGCGTGTTGAAGAGCGCGGGCAAGCGCTCGGCTGGTGACCTGCGCAAGACCCAGCGCGATTTCCTCACGACACGGAACGCCAGCTTCGGCCGGCCGGGCTATGATCTGAGGAAGGTCATGCAGGATCGGCTGCAGCGGCTGAATGCGCTGGACGGGTAG
- a CDS encoding tetratricopeptide repeat protein: MRFQNLIHVSGAVMLSVLSLSTAHDTVYGATGGEPAAVAQVDIAPCLAATSADDMDKASSACAEVIDNEKTAKADLIKALIARGALLARHDQIDRAIADDSRALQLDPALADIFNARGELWLKKGDKPKAVQDFGAALKIDPNHEKAKANHKAMARELERIGAQMAVAGKPSFNCRTTARAVEKAICGNRELADLDREIFASNARVIREAQNAGQARALQREQDDFIARRNAGYGRPGYDLKKAMQERLKRLNGADGY, translated from the coding sequence ATGCGTTTTCAAAATCTCATTCACGTGTCGGGCGCTGTGATGCTCTCGGTGCTTTCGCTGAGCACGGCCCACGACACGGTCTATGGCGCGACCGGCGGCGAGCCGGCGGCCGTCGCGCAGGTCGACATCGCGCCGTGCCTCGCCGCGACCTCTGCCGATGACATGGACAAGGCCAGTTCCGCCTGTGCAGAGGTGATCGACAACGAGAAGACGGCGAAGGCCGACCTGATCAAGGCGCTGATCGCGCGCGGTGCGCTGCTGGCGCGGCACGACCAGATCGACCGCGCGATCGCCGACGACAGCCGTGCCTTGCAGCTCGATCCTGCGCTTGCCGACATCTTCAACGCCCGCGGCGAACTCTGGCTGAAGAAAGGTGACAAGCCGAAGGCCGTGCAGGATTTCGGCGCGGCGCTGAAGATCGATCCGAACCACGAGAAGGCCAAGGCCAATCACAAGGCGATGGCGCGCGAACTGGAGCGGATCGGGGCGCAGATGGCGGTGGCTGGCAAGCCGAGCTTCAATTGCCGGACCACGGCCCGTGCCGTGGAGAAGGCGATCTGCGGCAATCGGGAGCTCGCCGATCTCGACCGCGAGATATTTGCATCGAATGCGCGCGTGATCCGGGAAGCGCAGAACGCGGGGCAGGCGAGGGCGCTCCAGCGCGAGCAGGACGATTTCATCGCGCGCCGCAATGCTGGATATGGGCGGCCCGGGTACGACCTGAAGAAGGCGATGCAGGAACGATTGAAGCGACTAAATGGGGCGGACGGCTACTAG
- a CDS encoding cation:proton antiporter yields the protein MAQLKSVSGTIVSTFEWIIALLLGAVALSALARRIKVPYPTFLAIGGALIAFVPNSPSWTLEPNLALALFVAPVLLDAAFDTSLRDLRNNWVPVSTLVVAAVGLTTVGVAYVAHRMMPDMPWAAAIALGAIVAPPDAAAAVAILSQVKLPHRMVKVLEGESLLNDASALLIYRIAVGAVVMEHLKWSEVAPTIALALVGSVLAGLLAGRIIPLLMERVKEAPSAIIVQFATTFMVWIAAEHLGLSGILTIVVYAITMARTAGARMPARLRVPSFAVWETMVFVLNVLAFMLIGMQMRPIWTRLDADVRWEYCAAAGWILLTVVLVRLLWITFYRTILRVLIAHDIYHPKDPKAVASPKGGLVISWCGMRGLVTLATAFALPENFPYRDFIVFVAFAVVLGSLVIQGLTLRPLILAFGLKDDDPVGIEVARARTVAYRAALDAIEDDPSEEAEILRLEYRAVLMQADDDPNGGITSGELPADPLRRRAIEAARKSIFDLRATEVIGDDAFHRIEEELDRAELSAGG from the coding sequence GTGGCACAGCTCAAATCGGTTTCGGGGACTATCGTGTCGACATTCGAATGGATCATCGCGCTTCTGCTCGGCGCCGTTGCATTATCGGCGCTGGCGCGACGGATCAAGGTCCCCTACCCGACCTTTCTCGCCATCGGCGGCGCGCTGATCGCCTTCGTGCCGAACAGCCCGTCCTGGACGCTCGAACCCAACCTGGCATTGGCGCTTTTTGTCGCACCGGTGCTGCTGGATGCCGCCTTCGACACCTCGCTGCGGGACCTCCGCAACAACTGGGTTCCGGTCTCGACCCTGGTGGTGGCCGCGGTCGGCCTGACCACGGTCGGCGTCGCCTACGTCGCGCACCGGATGATGCCTGACATGCCCTGGGCTGCCGCGATCGCGCTCGGCGCCATCGTGGCGCCGCCGGATGCCGCAGCCGCGGTCGCGATCCTGAGCCAGGTCAAGCTGCCCCACCGCATGGTGAAGGTGCTGGAAGGCGAGAGCCTGCTCAATGACGCCAGCGCACTCCTGATCTATCGCATCGCCGTCGGCGCGGTCGTCATGGAGCATCTGAAATGGAGCGAGGTCGCGCCGACGATTGCGCTCGCGCTGGTCGGCAGCGTCCTCGCCGGTCTCCTGGCAGGACGCATCATCCCGCTGCTCATGGAACGCGTGAAGGAAGCGCCAAGCGCGATCATCGTACAGTTCGCCACCACCTTCATGGTCTGGATCGCCGCCGAGCATCTTGGCCTCTCCGGCATTCTCACCATCGTCGTCTACGCCATCACCATGGCGCGCACGGCGGGCGCGCGGATGCCGGCACGGCTCCGGGTGCCGTCCTTTGCGGTGTGGGAGACGATGGTGTTCGTGCTCAACGTGCTCGCCTTCATGCTGATCGGCATGCAGATGCGCCCGATCTGGACACGGCTGGATGCCGACGTGCGCTGGGAGTATTGCGCGGCCGCAGGCTGGATCCTGCTCACGGTCGTCCTGGTCCGGCTGTTGTGGATCACCTTCTACCGCACCATACTCCGCGTGCTGATCGCACACGATATCTATCATCCGAAGGATCCCAAGGCGGTTGCCTCGCCCAAGGGCGGCCTCGTCATTTCCTGGTGCGGCATGCGCGGCCTCGTCACGCTCGCCACCGCTTTTGCCCTGCCCGAGAACTTTCCCTATCGCGACTTCATCGTCTTCGTCGCCTTCGCGGTGGTGCTTGGATCGCTGGTGATCCAGGGACTGACGCTGCGGCCGCTGATCCTTGCGTTCGGCCTCAAGGACGACGACCCCGTCGGGATCGAGGTCGCGCGGGCGCGCACCGTCGCCTATCGCGCCGCGCTCGATGCCATCGAGGACGACCCGTCGGAGGAAGCCGAGATCCTGCGGCTCGAATATCGCGCCGTCCTGATGCAGGCGGACGACGATCCGAACGGCGGCATCACCAGCGGCGAACTGCCCGCCGATCCCCTGCGCCGCCGCGCCATCGAGGCCGCGCGAAAATCGATCTTCGACCTGCGCGCGACCGAAGTGATCGGCGACGACGCGTTTCATCGGATCGAGGAAGAGCTCGATCGCGCCGAATTGAGCGCGGGCGGATGA
- a CDS encoding SDR family NAD(P)-dependent oxidoreductase: MDRLKGKVAMVVGAGSIGPGWGNGKATAVTFAREGAQVFCVDRNGPAAEETAKIITGEGGKATAFTADVSRASEIEAMIAACLKAYGRIDVLDNNVGIAEMGSVVEVAEESWDRVFTVNLKSAYLAMKHVIPVMVKQGGGSIINISSIASIRHVGISYVSYNASKAAMNQLTRSTAVEFAKSHVRVNAILPGLMKTPMVEHSAGLANSYAKGDVEAMWRARDAQVPMGHMGEAWDVANAALFLASDESKYVTGIELVVDGGITCKAGA, translated from the coding sequence ATGGATCGGCTCAAGGGCAAGGTGGCGATGGTGGTGGGCGCCGGCTCGATTGGCCCGGGCTGGGGCAACGGCAAGGCGACCGCGGTGACCTTCGCGCGCGAGGGCGCGCAGGTGTTTTGCGTCGATCGCAATGGGCCTGCGGCCGAAGAGACCGCGAAGATCATCACCGGCGAAGGCGGCAAGGCGACGGCGTTCACGGCGGACGTCTCGCGCGCAAGCGAGATCGAAGCGATGATCGCGGCGTGCCTGAAGGCATACGGCCGCATCGACGTGCTCGACAACAATGTCGGCATCGCCGAGATGGGCAGCGTGGTCGAGGTCGCCGAGGAGAGCTGGGACCGCGTCTTCACCGTCAACCTCAAGAGCGCCTATCTCGCTATGAAGCATGTCATCCCCGTGATGGTGAAGCAGGGCGGCGGTTCGATCATCAACATCTCCTCGATCGCCTCGATCCGCCATGTCGGGATCTCCTATGTCAGCTACAACGCCAGCAAGGCGGCGATGAACCAGCTGACGCGCTCCACTGCGGTCGAGTTCGCGAAGAGCCATGTGCGCGTGAATGCGATCCTGCCCGGCCTGATGAAGACGCCGATGGTGGAGCACTCGGCGGGTCTTGCCAACAGCTATGCCAAGGGCGACGTCGAAGCGATGTGGCGCGCGCGCGATGCGCAGGTGCCGATGGGCCACATGGGCGAGGCCTGGGACGTCGCCAACGCAGCGCTGTTCCTGGCATCGGACGAATCGAAATATGTGACGGGGATCGAGCTGGTGGTGGACGGCGGGATCACATGCAAGGCGGGGGCGTAG
- a CDS encoding DUF1850 domain-containing protein, with protein MAAAPAGRRRSRVSLCFATAGGVKALALSAFTLVWTHSIAKVDWQEDWRVTPAGLELVQARVKGTGPGMEPPPEARLVDGWFQWQPQRAPMQEVVLGNSGAAGEWRLCHEGKCRTLPEIVGHPVGANVTTMKVCRDP; from the coding sequence ATGGCGGCAGCGCCCGCCGGCCGTCGTCGAAGCCGCGTGAGCCTCTGCTTCGCAACAGCCGGAGGCGTGAAGGCGCTTGCGCTGTCCGCCTTCACGCTGGTGTGGACGCATTCGATCGCGAAGGTCGACTGGCAGGAAGATTGGCGCGTCACCCCTGCCGGTCTCGAACTGGTGCAGGCCCGCGTCAAGGGCACCGGCCCTGGCATGGAGCCGCCGCCGGAGGCGCGCCTCGTCGACGGCTGGTTTCAATGGCAGCCGCAGCGCGCCCCGATGCAGGAGGTGGTGCTGGGCAATTCCGGGGCGGCCGGGGAATGGCGGTTGTGCCATGAGGGGAAGTGCCGGACGCTACCGGAGATTGTCGGGCATCCCGTCGGTGCTAACGTCACGACGATGAAGGTCTGCAGAGATCCGTAG